Proteins encoded in a region of the Clostridium butyricum genome:
- the flgL gene encoding flagellar hook-associated protein FlgL codes for MTRITNGMLVENYMTNTNRNLNNMQTLQRQLSSGKEINRPSDNPYKASRTMQLYTEIDANKQYNENIKDVSNWLDTTDTALDQAGKVFARVRELLVTAGNGAYGDDEKKAIQDEIKEKVNELSQILNTNFDGAYIFGGTKSTSKPVTVNSNGELCYADTDGNAISKTNTGLNIELKDKITISGGTPVVEKKIDNIIKDGTNIKLSVDGVEYPIEVNGAGEKVIKINFVEYKIPDTEINDITSKADVTLNQIGSDLKVEISQGVFIDYNKSAIDILEYKDKKGDYHNVMDILNDIITNLGPGGDQSKLTGECIEQVDAIIGNLLQSRSEVGAMTNRMESAESKNEDENLNMTDILSKTEDIDYAEKMMEYSVMQTIYMASLQTSAKILPTTILDYIR; via the coding sequence ATGACAAGAATAACAAACGGTATGTTGGTTGAAAATTATATGACTAATACTAATAGAAATCTTAATAATATGCAGACTCTTCAGAGACAGTTATCTTCAGGTAAAGAAATAAACAGACCTTCAGATAATCCATATAAAGCTTCAAGAACAATGCAGCTTTACACAGAAATTGATGCTAACAAGCAATATAATGAGAATATAAAAGATGTTTCAAATTGGCTTGATACTACGGATACGGCTTTAGATCAAGCAGGAAAAGTTTTTGCAAGAGTAAGGGAATTGCTTGTAACTGCAGGAAATGGAGCTTATGGAGATGATGAAAAGAAAGCTATTCAAGATGAAATTAAAGAAAAAGTAAATGAGTTATCACAAATATTAAATACTAATTTCGATGGAGCTTATATTTTCGGAGGAACAAAAAGTACATCTAAACCTGTTACTGTGAACTCTAATGGAGAGTTGTGTTATGCTGATACAGATGGAAATGCAATTTCAAAAACAAATACTGGTTTAAATATAGAACTAAAAGATAAGATAACTATTAGTGGTGGAACGCCAGTAGTTGAAAAAAAGATTGATAATATAATTAAAGACGGTACTAACATAAAATTAAGTGTAGATGGTGTTGAATATCCAATTGAAGTAAATGGTGCTGGAGAAAAGGTTATTAAAATAAATTTTGTTGAATATAAAATTCCAGATACAGAAATAAATGATATAACGAGTAAAGCTGATGTAACTTTAAACCAAATTGGATCTGATTTAAAAGTAGAAATTTCCCAAGGAGTTTTTATTGATTATAATAAGTCAGCAATAGATATTTTGGAATACAAAGATAAAAAAGGAGATTACCATAATGTTATGGATATTTTAAATGATATCATAACAAACTTAGGACCGGGTGGAGATCAATCAAAGCTTACAGGTGAATGTATAGAACAGGTTGATGCTATTATAGGCAATCTTCTTCAAAGTAGATCAGAAGTTGGAGCGATGACTAATAGAATGGAGTCGGCAGAATCAAAAAATGAAGATGAAAATTTAAACATGACAGATATTTTATCAAAGACGGAAGATATAGATTATGCAGAAAAAATGATGGAATATTCAGTAATGCAGACTATATATATGGCATCACTTCAAACAAGTGCTAAAATTCTTCCAACAACTATATTAGATTATATAAGATAG
- the fliW gene encoding flagellar assembly protein FliW: protein MVFVSKIHGNLNYEEKNRLTFKKSLLGFDNLKEFILVDLEGCKPFKILQSLEDEEMALIVTCPFDFYKDYEAKLTEDLIERLEIKDQKEVMLITTVTINSDLKKITTNLKAPIVINISNKLGEQIILEKVDYEIKHPLIKE from the coding sequence ATGGTATTTGTTTCAAAAATACATGGAAATTTAAATTATGAAGAAAAAAATAGATTAACTTTTAAGAAGAGTTTATTGGGTTTTGATAATTTAAAAGAATTTATACTTGTAGATTTAGAAGGGTGTAAGCCTTTCAAAATATTGCAAAGTTTAGAAGATGAAGAAATGGCATTAATAGTTACATGTCCTTTTGATTTCTATAAAGATTATGAAGCTAAATTAACGGAAGATCTAATAGAAAGATTAGAAATAAAAGATCAAAAAGAAGTGATGTTAATTACTACAGTAACAATAAATTCTGATTTAAAAAAGATTACTACTAATTTAAAAGCTCCTATTGTAATAAATATTTCTAATAAATTAGGGGAACAAATAATATTAGAAAAAGTAGATTATGAAATAAAGCATCCCTTAATAAAGGAGTGA
- the csrA gene encoding carbon storage regulator CsrA: MLIITRKKGESLMIGDDIEITVSKLDDGSVKLGIKAPKDVTILRKELYEAIKEENKEAMNFDINLLKNIF, encoded by the coding sequence ATGTTAATTATTACAAGAAAAAAAGGTGAATCACTAATGATTGGTGATGATATAGAAATAACTGTATCAAAACTTGATGATGGAAGTGTAAAGCTAGGAATAAAGGCACCTAAAGATGTAACAATATTAAGAAAAGAATTATATGAAGCAATAAAAGAAGAAAATAAAGAAGCTATGAACTTTGATATAAACTTACTTAAAAATATATTTTAA
- a CDS encoding flagellar protein FlaG: MDVNRIGQGSSAINMSYGNEMSLNNQNSLRQVEKSEIINADYNKNQDEFTKKDLDKALIKLNKFLEDENVHAEYSVHDNFKNTIMIKIVNNTTKDVLMEVPPKKILDMIASMCRQFGLLDEKY; this comes from the coding sequence ATGGATGTTAATAGAATTGGGCAAGGAAGCTCAGCTATCAATATGTCTTATGGAAATGAAATGAGTTTAAATAACCAAAATTCACTAAGACAAGTAGAAAAATCTGAAATTATTAATGCGGATTATAATAAAAACCAAGATGAATTTACAAAGAAAGATTTAGATAAGGCGCTTATAAAGCTAAATAAATTTTTAGAAGATGAAAATGTACATGCAGAGTATTCAGTACATGATAATTTTAAAAATACTATAATGATAAAAATTGTAAATAATACAACTAAAGATGTGCTTATGGAAGTACCACCTAAGAAGATTTTAGATATGATTGCTAGCATGTGTAGACAATTTGGATTATTAGATGAAAAATATTAG
- the fliS gene encoding flagellar export chaperone FliS has protein sequence MNSNGYNVYKNNSVNYASKEQLLLMLIDGAVKFAKIGRQAILDKNVKRAHESIVKTQDIFTELRATLDTAAGKWAENMFDIYGFINEKLFAANIKKSVEIMDEVIPLIEEVRDIWYQAEKKSKQG, from the coding sequence ATGAACTCTAATGGTTATAATGTTTATAAAAATAACAGCGTAAATTATGCATCGAAGGAGCAGTTATTATTAATGCTTATTGACGGTGCTGTGAAATTCGCTAAAATTGGAAGACAAGCTATACTTGACAAAAATGTGAAAAGAGCGCACGAAAGTATAGTAAAAACTCAAGATATATTTACTGAACTTAGAGCAACACTAGATACAGCAGCAGGTAAGTGGGCAGAAAATATGTTTGATATTTATGGTTTTATAAATGAAAAACTTTTTGCAGCCAATATAAAAAAGAGTGTAGAAATTATGGATGAAGTTATACCTCTTATTGAAGAAGTAAGAGATATATGGTACCAGGCAGAAAAGAAATCTAAACAAGGATAA
- the fliD gene encoding flagellar filament capping protein FliD, with product MRITGLATGLDMDEIIKNSMKPYRIKVDQMTQKRDVVEIKQKLYRDIMSDATEFYDKYFDITKTDSLLRSSNYKSVSFTSSSDSVKVTAGSGVKPGNYKITGNTATAAKATTDNSVFGTEYDKDGEKYKKIKINDKEFEVKSDTDKAMAKDLNEQLKKAGINVSVEYTDFAGDASGNKSGFVFQSTILGSNATFTINGSPSTSVGTTTNGKDAVASKIEGFTLNEIKNNNKIIVNGKEIKLDIDSAATDEDVLKIINAKISSEGIVVSAEKNNIDDSLNYNNLTFSSKTPGKLEKEITVNVGGTLDSDGNISGGNNGTLTKGVDGVAATVTLDDLAEGVYTIGNNTIKIEFPKDANTPESKTKYLNEVLSANNINVTAENKDGKIVLTSKTAGSVGNFSVEKSGSSEKEVKPGIDGNITITNTKNGGVYTTKGQSNTITVDGITFTFNGEIPTDGINITGKNDITETKDKLVNFINDYNTLIEKLNTLTSTKHDKSYTPLTDDQKKEMSETEIKLWNERVEKGQLYKDSTLTSITNSLKSTMRTVMEGSGLNLEKIGINPSKDYSGNKNGTFNIDESKLTKALEDDIEGVMNLFIGKPEEGDKTTPEYTSKTGILHQLKDTLYKEFKTSSSTLSNKVGLEGTSTFSNNELTKSISDYENKIKDMEKDFTRREQALYSKYATLEKMMNQLNTQQSNLMSQLGMS from the coding sequence ATGAGAATAACAGGACTTGCAACAGGCCTTGATATGGACGAAATAATTAAAAATTCAATGAAACCTTATAGGATTAAAGTAGATCAAATGACACAAAAGAGAGATGTTGTGGAGATAAAACAAAAATTATATAGGGACATAATGTCAGATGCAACAGAGTTTTATGATAAGTATTTTGATATAACTAAAACTGATAGCTTGCTTAGATCAAGTAATTATAAATCAGTTAGCTTTACATCAAGTAGTGATTCTGTAAAGGTAACTGCTGGTAGTGGAGTGAAACCTGGAAATTATAAAATTACAGGTAATACAGCTACTGCAGCTAAGGCTACAACAGATAATAGTGTATTTGGAACAGAATATGATAAGGATGGAGAAAAATACAAAAAGATTAAAATTAATGATAAAGAATTTGAAGTGAAATCAGATACTGATAAAGCTATGGCTAAAGACTTAAATGAACAGTTAAAAAAAGCTGGAATAAATGTTTCTGTTGAATATACTGATTTTGCAGGGGATGCTTCGGGTAACAAATCAGGATTTGTGTTTCAATCGACAATTTTAGGAAGTAATGCAACATTTACAATTAATGGTTCGCCATCTACTTCAGTTGGAACTACTACTAATGGTAAAGATGCAGTTGCAAGCAAAATTGAAGGATTTACTTTAAACGAAATAAAAAATAATAATAAAATTATCGTAAATGGGAAAGAAATAAAATTAGATATAGACTCAGCAGCAACAGATGAAGATGTTTTAAAAATTATAAATGCAAAAATTTCTAGTGAGGGTATAGTAGTATCAGCAGAAAAAAACAATATAGATGATTCGTTAAATTATAACAACTTAACATTTTCAAGCAAAACGCCAGGAAAACTTGAAAAAGAAATAACTGTTAATGTAGGAGGTACTCTTGATTCTGATGGAAATATAAGTGGAGGAAATAATGGAACTCTTACAAAAGGAGTAGATGGAGTTGCAGCAACAGTTACTCTTGATGATTTAGCAGAAGGAGTATATACAATTGGGAATAATACAATTAAAATAGAATTTCCCAAAGATGCCAATACTCCTGAATCAAAAACTAAGTATTTAAATGAAGTTTTAAGTGCAAATAATATAAATGTTACTGCTGAAAACAAAGATGGAAAAATAGTTTTAACATCTAAAACAGCAGGAAGTGTAGGTAATTTCTCTGTTGAAAAATCAGGTTCTAGTGAAAAAGAAGTTAAGCCAGGGATAGATGGGAATATAACAATAACAAATACAAAAAACGGTGGAGTATATACAACTAAAGGACAATCAAATACAATAACAGTTGATGGTATAACATTTACTTTTAATGGAGAAATACCAACAGATGGAATCAATATAACAGGAAAAAATGATATAACAGAAACAAAAGATAAACTTGTTAATTTCATTAATGATTATAATACTCTTATAGAAAAATTAAATACTCTTACATCAACAAAACACGATAAGAGTTATACACCACTTACAGATGATCAAAAGAAAGAAATGTCAGAAACAGAAATCAAGCTTTGGAATGAAAGAGTGGAAAAGGGACAACTATATAAAGATAGTACTCTTACTAGTATAACTAATTCATTAAAATCTACAATGAGAACTGTTATGGAAGGTAGTGGATTAAATCTTGAAAAAATAGGAATAAATCCATCAAAAGATTATTCAGGAAATAAAAATGGAACTTTTAATATAGATGAGTCTAAATTAACAAAAGCTTTAGAAGATGATATAGAAGGTGTAATGAATTTATTCATTGGAAAACCGGAAGAAGGAGATAAAACAACTCCGGAGTATACTTCTAAAACGGGAATACTACATCAATTGAAGGATACTTTATATAAAGAATTTAAAACAAGTTCGTCAACATTATCGAATAAAGTTGGATTAGAAGGAACATCAACATTCTCAAATAATGAACTTACTAAGAGCATATCTGACTATGAAAATAAAATAAAAGATATGGAAAAAGATTTTACAAGAAGAGAACAAGCTCTATATTCAAAATATGCTACTCTTGAAAAAATGATGAATCAACTTAATACACAACAATCTAACTTGATGTCACAGTTAGGAATGAGCTAA
- a CDS encoding flagellar protein FliT: MENEIFDEYRQINLKIIDSIKNDKEDIKLLEQREIIIKKIFFLNLDKDKIKKIYVEKKIDDLDKELECVLKNKMLSVKQEIKQLTAKKKANLGYATANRTNSFFSTRI, translated from the coding sequence ATGGAGAATGAAATTTTCGATGAATATAGACAAATAAATTTGAAAATTATAGATTCTATAAAAAATGATAAAGAAGATATTAAGTTACTAGAACAACGAGAAATAATTATTAAAAAGATATTTTTTTTGAATTTAGATAAAGATAAAATAAAAAAAATATATGTAGAAAAAAAAATAGATGATTTAGATAAAGAATTAGAATGTGTTCTAAAAAATAAAATGTTATCTGTAAAACAAGAAATAAAACAATTAACAGCTAAGAAAAAGGCTAATTTAGGTTATGCAACAGCTAATAGAACCAATAGCTTTTTTTCAACAAGAATTTAA
- a CDS encoding YjfB family protein, with the protein MKKRDDNMDIGSMSISMNQGALKTAVQLSVLKLGMDSNKQISDTMTEMMSNMASEPNKGINLDKMV; encoded by the coding sequence ATGAAGAAGAGAGATGATAACATGGATATAGGAAGTATGTCAATTTCAATGAACCAAGGGGCATTAAAAACAGCAGTACAATTGTCTGTTTTGAAACTAGGAATGGATTCTAATAAACAGATATCAGATACAATGACTGAAATGATGAGTAACATGGCTTCAGAACCTAATAAAGGAATTAATTTAGATAAAATGGTTTAG
- a CDS encoding flagellin, which yields MIINHNMNAMNAHRNMGMNTTAAGKSMEKLSSGLRINRAGDDAAGLSISEKMRGQIRGLDQASRNSADGISMIQTAEGALNETQSILQRMRELSVQAANDTNVTTDRAAIQEELTSLTTEIDRIAKTTQFNEKNLLNGDLAVSGAKLQIGANKSDDLTLEIKIDNMGSGSLGIAAASVNVTSNSFAAASIENVNEAIKKVSTQRSKLGANQNRLEHTIANLDNASENLTAAESRVRDVDMAKEMMAFSKNNILNQAAQAMLAQANQQPQGVLQLLR from the coding sequence ATGATTATCAACCACAATATGAACGCAATGAATGCTCATAGAAACATGGGTATGAACACAACAGCAGCAGGAAAGTCTATGGAAAAATTATCTTCAGGATTAAGAATCAACAGAGCTGGAGATGACGCTGCAGGTCTTTCGATTTCTGAAAAAATGAGAGGACAAATCAGAGGACTTGATCAAGCATCAAGAAACTCAGCAGATGGTATCTCAATGATTCAAACAGCTGAAGGTGCATTAAACGAAACTCAAAGCATACTTCAAAGAATGAGAGAATTATCAGTACAAGCAGCTAATGATACTAATGTAACTACTGATAGAGCAGCTATACAAGAAGAATTAACTTCATTAACTACTGAAATTGATAGAATAGCTAAAACAACTCAATTCAATGAAAAGAATTTATTAAATGGTGATTTAGCAGTTAGTGGAGCAAAACTTCAAATAGGAGCAAACAAATCAGATGACTTAACATTAGAAATTAAAATTGATAATATGGGATCAGGATCATTAGGAATTGCAGCAGCTAGCGTTAATGTTACTTCAAATTCTTTTGCCGCTGCATCTATAGAAAATGTAAATGAAGCAATTAAAAAAGTATCAACTCAAAGATCTAAGCTTGGTGCCAACCAAAATAGATTAGAACATACTATTGCTAACTTAGATAATGCTTCAGAAAACTTAACAGCTGCAGAAAGCAGAGTTAGAGATGTTGATATGGCTAAAGAAATGATGGCATTCTCTAAGAATAATATTCTTAACCAAGCTGCTCAAGCAATGCTTGCTCAAGCTAATCAACAACCACAAGGTGTTCTTCAATTATTAAGATAA
- a CDS encoding glycosyltransferase family 2 protein — MKLSIAMIVKNEEKNIERTLIPLKQLGNYANIEIVIVDTGSTDRTIEIAKQYTDKIYFQKWNDNFADMRNVSIKYCTGDWILILDADEVLYDIRELAKLINGEILDKFNSVFIKIIDFNKNVEYSIKNSSISPIMRLFKNDGIKYEGLVHEQPKYKEPILDSSVRFIHYGYDNSDSKLMEYKFNRNLKLLLEELKNEPENIYTNFQIATTYLMHNDVIQGEKYIEIAYKLAKDELRKNIYVLDKYCLILYKLGKYEILVEKSKEAINYCDDFLDFYFYLGSGLYSLNKYEEASKAYEKYLEIYYKKNLTFNATMSISTKLYKNSIMYNLSTCYYKLSMHEQALETMLSIKDIELIKSSALMMFKILVEGKLYNRFECINEFVDKYNYESILIYTERHILLEELEYISNLELKDRIKEIITVVKYFKINKNLNEILIEKIKNRIKIDRTPYSIYVYYLVKNDANIIKELITYGRENMQGVIFGLCKLYYDFNEIMLENLNVLKSENLNECLVKITMQRGVLLSGNLAEDKKKDLFLNYIAERYCYMLQVYRIEIIKEEKYILSDEDKFIFEIKNSLSLKYIDKLEYIKKLKSILNVEKTYVDYIKFLVENNEDYNVDKSIKELIPQLLISIKNLIKIEDYQKAYENIEEALSLVKFDFELMILKYNLLIMFNYTSEAEECLRDIILYGDEDNVIGFINGDYEI, encoded by the coding sequence ATGAAGCTTAGTATTGCAATGATAGTAAAGAATGAAGAAAAAAATATAGAAAGAACACTAATACCTTTAAAGCAATTAGGAAACTATGCTAATATAGAAATAGTTATAGTAGATACAGGCTCTACAGACAGAACTATTGAAATAGCCAAACAGTATACTGATAAAATTTATTTCCAAAAGTGGAACGATAATTTTGCAGATATGAGAAATGTATCAATAAAATATTGTACAGGAGATTGGATTCTTATATTAGATGCTGATGAAGTCTTGTATGATATAAGAGAATTAGCTAAATTAATTAATGGGGAAATATTAGATAAGTTTAACTCTGTTTTTATAAAAATAATAGATTTTAATAAAAATGTGGAATATAGTATTAAAAATAGTTCTATATCCCCAATTATGAGGTTATTCAAAAATGATGGGATAAAATATGAAGGATTAGTGCATGAACAGCCTAAATATAAAGAACCTATATTAGATTCTTCAGTTAGATTTATTCATTATGGATATGATAATAGTGATTCTAAGCTAATGGAATACAAATTTAATAGAAATCTAAAGTTGCTTTTAGAAGAATTAAAAAATGAACCTGAAAATATATACACAAATTTTCAAATTGCAACAACATATCTAATGCATAATGATGTTATACAAGGCGAAAAGTATATTGAAATAGCGTATAAATTAGCTAAAGATGAATTAAGAAAAAACATATACGTTTTAGATAAATATTGTTTAATTCTTTATAAACTTGGAAAATATGAAATTTTAGTAGAAAAATCTAAAGAAGCAATAAATTATTGTGACGATTTTTTAGATTTCTATTTCTACTTAGGATCAGGTTTATATAGTCTAAATAAATATGAAGAAGCTAGTAAAGCATATGAAAAATATTTAGAGATATATTATAAAAAAAATTTGACGTTTAATGCAACTATGTCTATAAGTACAAAATTATATAAAAATTCAATAATGTATAATCTATCAACTTGTTATTATAAATTAAGTATGCATGAACAAGCGTTAGAAACTATGTTATCTATAAAAGATATAGAATTAATTAAGAGCTCGGCATTAATGATGTTTAAGATATTAGTAGAAGGAAAATTATATAATAGATTTGAATGTATAAATGAGTTCGTTGATAAATACAACTATGAATCTATATTAATATATACAGAAAGACATATCTTATTAGAGGAACTAGAATACATAAGCAATTTAGAATTAAAAGATAGAATTAAAGAAATTATAACTGTAGTTAAATATTTTAAAATAAATAAAAACTTAAATGAAATATTAATAGAAAAAATTAAAAATAGAATAAAAATAGATAGAACACCATATTCGATTTATGTATATTATCTTGTTAAAAATGATGCAAATATAATAAAAGAGTTAATTACATATGGAAGAGAAAATATGCAGGGAGTTATATTTGGATTATGTAAATTATATTATGATTTTAATGAAATAATGTTAGAAAATTTAAATGTTTTAAAATCAGAAAACTTAAATGAATGTTTAGTTAAAATAACTATGCAACGTGGTGTTTTACTATCAGGGAATTTGGCAGAAGATAAGAAGAAAGATTTATTTTTAAATTATATAGCAGAAAGATATTGTTACATGTTGCAAGTATATAGAATTGAAATAATTAAAGAAGAAAAATATATACTTTCTGATGAAGATAAATTTATTTTTGAAATAAAAAATTCTCTTTCATTAAAATATATAGATAAATTAGAGTACATAAAAAAATTAAAAAGTATTTTAAATGTAGAAAAAACATATGTTGATTATATTAAATTCTTAGTTGAAAATAATGAAGATTATAATGTAGATAAATCTATAAAGGAATTAATTCCCCAACTATTAATTAGCATAAAGAATTTAATTAAAATAGAAGATTATCAAAAGGCTTATGAAAATATTGAAGAAGCATTATCTCTAGTTAAATTTGATTTTGAATTAATGATACTAAAATATAACTTACTCATTATGTTTAATTATACTTCTGAGGCAGAGGAATGTTTAAGGGATATTATTTTATATGGTGATGAGGATAATGTAATAGGTTTTATTAATGGAGATTATGAAATATGA
- a CDS encoding glycosyltransferase codes for MISLCMIVKNEEFTLEECLISVEKFVDEIVIVDTGSIDKTKEIAMKYTSKVYDFEWCSDFAKARNFSIEKSTNDWVLVLDADEVVEKLDRNKIKEFCEDIEKVKVGRVKRINIYEDQYGTKKYIERVNRFFNKNYFKYEGIIHEQIVSIDKANYNTENIEVTLNHIGYSKEVINITNKIQRNILLLENAIKQNSNDPYLHYQIGKSYFMGKNFELAKTSFEKSLSLVKGFTYEYVEDLVESYGYTLLNLNLFNEALVLYKYEKYYKIYPDYLFIIGLIEMNIGNFQNAAEKFLECTKYDEGKIEGINSFLPLYNIGVIFECLGFKEEAINYYNRCGDYLLAKKRRQSIVK; via the coding sequence ATGATAAGCTTATGCATGATAGTAAAAAATGAAGAATTCACTTTGGAAGAGTGTTTAATATCTGTAGAAAAGTTTGTAGATGAAATAGTGATAGTGGATACTGGCTCTATTGATAAAACAAAAGAAATTGCAATGAAGTATACCTCAAAAGTATATGATTTTGAATGGTGTAGCGATTTTGCAAAAGCAAGAAACTTCTCAATAGAAAAATCAACTAATGATTGGGTTCTTGTTTTAGATGCAGATGAAGTAGTTGAAAAGCTAGATAGAAATAAAATTAAAGAATTTTGTGAAGATATAGAAAAAGTAAAAGTTGGTCGTGTTAAACGAATTAATATATATGAAGATCAATATGGAACTAAAAAATATATAGAAAGGGTTAACAGATTTTTTAATAAAAACTATTTTAAATATGAAGGAATTATACATGAACAAATAGTATCTATTGATAAAGCTAATTATAATACTGAAAATATAGAAGTAACATTAAATCATATAGGTTATTCTAAAGAAGTTATAAATATAACAAATAAGATTCAAAGGAACATATTACTTCTAGAAAATGCTATCAAGCAAAATTCAAATGATCCATATTTACATTATCAGATAGGAAAATCTTATTTTATGGGGAAGAATTTTGAATTGGCAAAGACTTCATTTGAAAAATCTTTAAGTTTAGTAAAAGGTTTCACTTATGAATATGTTGAAGATTTAGTAGAAAGTTATGGATATACCTTGCTTAATTTAAATTTATTTAATGAAGCATTAGTATTATATAAATATGAAAAATATTATAAGATATATCCTGATTATTTATTTATTATAGGTTTAATAGAAATGAATATTGGAAACTTTCAAAATGCAGCGGAAAAATTTTTAGAATGTACTAAATATGATGAGGGAAAAATTGAAGGTATTAATTCATTTTTACCATTATATAATATTGGAGTAATCTTTGAATGTTTAGGTTTTAAGGAAGAAGCAATTAATTATTACAATAGATGTGGGGATTATTTACTAGCTAAAAAAAGAAGACAATCTATTGTAAAATAG